TCGGTATTTAACTTACAAAACAGTGAAAACCAACTCCAACTCTCCAGGTTATATGACTTCTCCCCACTTTTCTTTTACCCAGTTTCATTACTTGTTTCAAAAACATCAGAATCTTTTGTTCTCATCACTATGGAATTTATTTGAACTTTGTTGTGTGCTGTAATTTCCGGCTTCATTTCTGTTGGGTGTAATTTTGTTTTTTCAGTTTTGCTAGATTCATGGATGTAGTGAGATATGTCCACAGTTGCATCTTTAACACCCCTAATCGCACAAAGAAAGTGATGAGAACTGTTCCCTGCAAATGGCAATCGACAGCCCCGGTTACATTTAGGCACAACTACATCTATCAAACCAGCGATCAAAGGAAGATTGTACGAAATAGTGTGATCGGACCAGAATTTGGAATACCTTCAGACTCAACTACAGCTGAGTTTGTAACAAAGCTAATTCAGTTAAACAAAGAGaaaatgcaaaaacaaggaagaatACATCAAAGGTAGTTTTTAAAGATTGTATTGTTGTTTCTGACCATATCTTACTTTGGTTTAGGCTATTGAAATTTGAAAGTTTGTGGCTGATTtttcagacaaaaaaaaaaacggagtGCGGCGAACAACAACTAATGGTTTGTTCTTGGACACAAATTATCCATGTTTATCTATATATGGCGAGGTATGCTAATTCATTGGCACACAGTTAGTTCAACAATACCTAATTCTTAGTGTCTCACACTTTTTAATTGCTGTAACAGATGGATCAGGACTTGGATTACGCGGTAAGAAAATCCAATAATTAGATGTGTTGCGCTTAGCTTTCTGACTATCATATTAACGGAAACTCTCGATTTCACAAGATTAAACATTTACCAAGGAATGGTATTCTGATTGACTTCCATGATATGAAGgtttgttcattttattttttctatcggtttattttattttattttccatgaaATGTAATCTACTTTCCATGATTTGACGATAACAGCCGATTGAGGACTGGCTGATTGTGACTGACTTGGGGAAGAAAAAATACGTTGCTACTTCAGAGGTAAACGATATCACATTTTCAAACATTCTTACCGGTTCAAACATTCTTATTGGCAAATGGGAGAATTTATCTTAGTTTGCACTATGGGCCTGAGTGGAAACAAAAACATAAGCTACTACTCATATCATTCCCATTAATTTTTGTAGAAAGGCCGACACATGACATACCGCATTTATCTTAGTTTGCCCTATAGGCCTGAATGGAAACAAAAACATAAGGTAACTCATATCATTATTATTTTCTGCATATGTAAAGAAAATTTGCTAATTCAGTGTATGGTATTCTCAGATTGTTGTTCGTGCCCCTCATTGGATACACATGCTGCTTATAAACACTTTCATATTCGCAAACGTGGTGAAGAAAATGTACACTTAAAAGCCTGAGAAATGTGCACCAAGTCAACATTGAGCTTTCTAATTTTTAATGCAATATTGAGAAATTTACCTGTAAAAGCTGTTGTGGAAGCATTTGAACTTGACTGTTGTAAATCTACTTTGTAAATAAATTTTAGTACAATGTTGACTTTTTTTTAACATATAATTTATTCTCAATATTTCTTTTTACATACATTCCGTCGCAGTCACTTGAACTTAACTTAATCGGGCTTGGGATCCGAAAAATCCCGGTAACACGTATACTTagtactaaagaaaatactaagaaaAAATGCGGCTCCAAGGTTTCACTCATTACGGAAGATCCAAATTAAATTAGTATGGAAAAATACTCAGGTTTGGATGTCCATAGTCACGATAATATTGATTTGGAATTGCAAATGAACACGTTTATAAAAAATGAAGCAACACAATTGCAGATTAAGGAGATTCCCTCAAAATTAATAATTTATAATGAGAAATTGGTAGCGGTTTGTTTGCCAAACTACCGAAAATTTGTAGGTGTTTGTTTGCCAAAATACATAATGGTTTTTAGTAAAGGTGGTTCTAACATATAAATAAACGGTTATTATTTGAAATCCAAACCAATACTATGGTCACCCATTACGTTGCCGTTTTTTTACTTTCTTTCCCCACTATGCTTTCCCCACTATGCAACAGTTACTTAGTGGGGCTAACTTACACTGATCTTCTATAAATGGATTAGTTTATCGCACTCAAAAATTAATTCAAGAATACAGAAGATAGCCAAAGAAGATATAACATGTGGCAGAAGATAACTTAGCTATCAGATCCTTCCATGGTCCATCAGTTCATTTTATGCTGCAACAGTTttgattctcttttatttttttgtatactgAACTTATTCAATGTTTTCTTATGTCTGCTCATAACCATATCTGTGCAATTAATTTTCTTTGCACAGGTTATAATATTCTTTGCTTTCTTCGTTCAAAATAGTTTTTTAGGTTCAAAATTGGAAACATTACTAATCCAAAAAAACAGCATCATAGTTTTGTGTGCTTGGGAAAACTTATTTTGTGGGTCACTGTTATTTACGAAACTTTGAAGGACTTCGCACAAAGGGACCTTATTTTGATCAAATGGTGCGATGCTATACATTTTGATCAAATGGGAGAATGATCAAATGGGAGAATACCGTGGACAATTGTGAACTTCGCACATAATCGTTTCAGTTTAACCAATAACCAAGCACTTATGATTTATTTTATAAGTTATCCAGTGAATTAGGGTCGGATGCATATCTTTGGTCTTATTTGAAGTAAGACTTTAGCAACACTGACCGGATATTTTATGCAGGAACGATCAAGCGGCAACGGTGAATGAAAATCCCCAGGAAATTCACATAGATGCCCAAGTAAATGTATGCATAATCGATACATTTTTAATTTGTACagttaaaatttaaaattttactGATATTTTATATCGACAGAGAGCGTCGTTAGCACAGCGGCAACGGCGTGCAAGAGAACGAGCAGAAAATGCAGCGAGAGCCACCATCATTGTAGATGTACGTGTTTTAGTGAGCTTGGTATTAATGGTATTTAATATTTGTCCAACAATTTTTTTGATCCACCTTTTCATTAAGACTTTACCCGGATATTTATTATGATTACGTGCCCGAAATATTGGTCAATATTTCAATCAACTGCTGATCCAATTTCAAAACTTGCTTCAGTGAACTGAAAGCTAATCAATAAACTAATAACCCAGTTAACCTGAAGATTCTACATGCATTGCTTCCAATATAAATCGTCGATATACTTTTTTTTCCCACCATCGCATACATGACACACACAAAATGGAAAATTATCAGGATAGAATTGCTCTTACACGAAGGTCAGTTGGCTAACAGAGGCGTCGCAGGAGAGAATTGCAAAATGATACACAAATGGTTAATGAAGATTCTCATCGCACTGAGGTACAACAACAGAGCGATAGATTACCACCACAAGTATCACTTCATATACAAACTCAACAACCACAACGCTGTTTCACGGAATCAAAACAGTTGCAAAATGATACGGAAAGAGAAGCACGACAACATTTACTAAAGGGTAAAGGAAAAGATATTTATGTCGAGGTGGGTACATGCACCATAATCTGTGGAAATTATTCTCAAATTGAAAGCTACATTTTTTACATCTCCTGATTAAATTGTCGGAAATTTAGAATCATAATTCGAAACGGATGCGTCCTGGAAGTATCATTATTAGAGAGAGGGAGGAATGATCATATGCGCCTCATGatactgattctgacgaagaggtatatgtttttttattttttattttttttgtttgaagcaTATGAATAGGTATATGTAGTAGATCATAAAAGACTTCAATTTTTTTAGCTTATATGAAACTACATTTCTAGGTTTTAAATAAGTCCGTAAATGCTTATAAATTTCATATACAGTCAACATTTTTACCTAGAAGAAGTGATATTACGCCCGACATGACCTTACAACGGACACCTTTAGTTGGTACCACATTCTCAGCTCAAAACATTCCAATGTAAAAATCTAAATCGTCTCTAACAATTTTCACCTGGGGGAATGAGTATAGGTATATTGTTTTACATAATGTAACGCATGTGCAGGCCGCCCTCAGTtactgttgaagaagaaaatgttgATTATGATAGTTATGAAGTAGATTACGGCGACGACGACATACATTCCTAAAATATAACCATGAACCAGATCCCGACTCTTCACACCAATATACGTCATTTTCTAGGACAAATGGATGTTGAGTGTCGCCATTGCACTAGATGGCGGAAAAACTAACAAGTTCATCTTTGATAAACCCGAAATTTGGTATGTGCTGTCTTCAAGGAAAAGTTCGGCTTCCTTCACTGCGTGAACCTCCAAGACCCTTAAGAGAATTATTTGAAGGCAATGACGCAAGATCAACTTCTTTCCGTAATTATATCAGAGAGTGTAATGCAGCAAACGCATATACCAGCCTTGGATGCAAATTGGATGAAAGAATTTTGAAAGGAAGAGGTCCAAGACCTTTTGCAATACATGGAGAACTAAGACATTTGACAGGAGGAATTCTGCCACTGCCTGGGAATGAGAGACATGCGGTTTACTCACAACTATACATCTATGATCCTGTTTTTGCATTGTTTGTTCGTGGCGAACGAAATCCTAATTTAAATGTGGATGTCCTTCAAACAATTCGGGATACTATGCTCCAATATAATGTTTTCTATACCAAGTATCGCCAAGCCTATGCAATATTAGATCAAATGAGTCATGCAGACCCGAATTTCCAAGTTTTCCTTCAGTACAACAAATCAACTGATGTAAGAAGTTAGAATCTACCGGCAGCGGAAGAGATTGCGGTTATCGTACCAGAAAAAACTTATAAACAGACTGGGCCGCGAGATATTATATTGCATTTGAGAGAAAATAACGGGCTACAACAAATTTCGGAGTGTCATCCAGCATACTTGCCTTTACATTATGTTTTGCTCTTTCCTTTCGGAGAGCTGGGATGGTCACCAACATTAAGGCACTGGGATGCGGCCGCGAATACCTATACGAATACCAAATTATCTCAAATGGAGTATTATAGTTACCGCATATTTGAACGTCGTTCAGAATTTTCCACCATATTAAGAGCCGGAAAACTATTTCAATAATTTTTGGTTGATGCATGGGCCGCTACAGAACAGAGTAAACTTGCATGGCTCAGATTCCACCAGCCGACTTTGCGTTCGGATTGTTACAGTTGCATCGCAGATATGACAAATGATGATTTGAATCCGGGGGATAGAGGTAATCCTTTTACTTTACCATCTTCACATACTGGGAGCGGAAGGCATATGCATGAGATATATCAGGATTCAATGGCGATTACACGTTTTCATCACCATCCCGATATTTTTCTTACAATGACAGCTAATCCTAATTGGCCGGAAATAAGAAATGCACTTTTTCCACGTCAAACTGCACTTGATCGTCCTGATCTGGTGGCTTGCGTTTTTGATCTTAAAAGAAAAGCTCAGATGAaagaaataaaggaaaaaaagGTTTTCGGTACAGTTGTTGCCCATGTTTATACCATCGAGTTTCAGAAACAAGGATTACCGCACATGCATTGTCTTATATTTTTAAAAGATTCCGAAAAATTTGTACGTCAGACATGGTTGATAAATTTGTTTTCGTTGAATTTCCGGATGAGAAAAATGACCCCGTACTACTTGACACGGTCAGCAAGTGTATGGTTCACGTTCCATGTGGAGATCGAGATCCGGGTGCACCGTGTATGGAAAAAGGAAAATGTACCAAAGGATATCCAAAGAATTACACAGACACAACAACTTTGGATGAGGGAGGGTATCCAAGTTATCGTTGGCGTCGGGATGGAAGAGAAGTAACGGTCAGAAATAACAAAAAGGCATATAATATTGATGTTGTTCCCTATAATCCACATCTATCAAGAATGTTCAATTGCCACATCAATGTGGAAATATGTGCGGGCATAAGAGCGGTTAAATATATTAACAAATATATTTTCAAAGGTGGTGATCGAACTACGATGGTATTGGGAGAACATGACGAGATTCAACAGTCTATTGATGCGAGGTACATTAGACCAGCCAAGGAAGTATGGCGTTTATTGGAGTACCAGTTACATGAAGAGAATCCGAGTGTACAGCGGTTATCCGTGCATCTACCAAATAAGCAACAAGTTGTGTATAATTCAAAGCGATCAATGAGCTCTGTTATACAAACAGCACAGGAACATAATACTACTTTGATGGGTTATTTTGATTATTATGCTAAAAATCCAACAGCTCCGGCCTATACTTATCAAGAATTCCCGCAGCACTTTATATggaaaaaagaaactaaagagtGGAAAATCAGACAACAAGGTTTTTCAATTGGAAGAATGTATTTTGTTAGCCCTAATGTTGGCGAGTTGTACTACTTACGTATGTTGCTCACAAATGTAAGAGGTGCCCAGTCTTTTAACAGGTTAAGgactgtaactaatggagaagCGTGCACGGTCCATGATACGTTCAAAGAGGCATGCATTGCACTGGGAATATTAGCAAATGATGGAGAATCGGAAAAATGCCTTCAAGAAGCGGTGGTTATGCAATTGGAAATCAGCTGAGGAAACTGTTCTGCATTATCCTATCAGAATGCAATCCAACAAAACCGGAGCTTTTATGGGCGAAATATGGAATGAACATATGTGATGATCTTCAACATAGATTATGATCGATGTTTAATATCCCAAATCCAACTGATGAACATGCTATGAATTACGGATTATACCTGTTGGATCAACTGCTTCGACAATCTGGAAAAAAACTAGAGAACTATAAGTCAATGCCACGACCAAGACATGATTGGGGTCAAATAGTGGGTAACAGATATATTTGGGACCATCGACAACTTCAATTTGCAGTAAGGGAATCTGTGCTCAATACGGATATTGAGAGATTGGACGGCGTACAATACAATAGTGGATTCTGTGAATAACCGCGATGGTCGAATGTTTTTTCTGAATGGAAGTGCGGGTATAGGGAAATTTTTTTTGTACAACACAATAGCAAGAAGTTGTCGTAGAGATGGAAACATAGTTTTAACTGTTGCTTCATCGGGTATTGCTTCATTACTTCTTGATGGAGTACTCCCAACTACTTAAAGAAGTCAGATTGGTCATATGGGATGAAGTTTCAATGCAACATAGATTTTGTATGGAGGCGGTTGACCGTCTACTACGAGATATTCGTAGTGATGACAGACATTTTGGAGGTGTAACAGTTGTTTTGGGTGGATATTTTCGACAGACTTTCCCGGTGGTCTCGAACGCAGGTCGTGAACAAACTGTTGGAGCATCTATAAGAAGTTCATTTCTTTGGGATTATATTAATGTCTTGACACTAAACCAAAATATGCGATTGGAACAACAACCAGAAAATTTGGAATTTGCTAATTTCTTACTAGAGGTAATAAACCAACTATATCTTTTTAACGTTTATACAAAgtaaaaatatacatatataggtgtaataattttaattttgtttcgTTCATTTGGTAGATCGGGACGAAccctaaagaagttgttaacctACCATCGACAATGAACAAATGTCAAAACATGCATGAGATGATATCTTCAGTGTACCCGCTCCTGGGAAAGGATGGACCAATGTCAACAGAACACTTAACCGAGAGAATTATTTTATCTCCACGTAATGAAGATGTCCATAAGATTAATCTGGAGGCATTAGGAAATTTGCAGGGTGAGACTTATACATATCTTGTTGTTGACAAGATGATTCGGGATGGCCACGGAAGGGATTCAAGGTTCACAACCGAATTTCTCAATAATTTGAATCCACCAGGATCACCTCCATTTAAGCTAGACATTAAAGTAGGATGTCCGGTTATGTTATTGAGAAATCTTGCACCAAAAGAAGGTCTGTGTAATGGTACCAGACTGGTGGTCACGAGGTGTGAACGATATGTGATTGAAGCTAAAATCATAACAGGGGAAAAGGCTGGTAAGATAGTATTCATACCAAGAATAACTTTTCAACCTTCACCTTCGGAGCTAGACATACAAATGGAAAGACGCCAATTTCCCATACGTGTTGCATATGCAATGACGATTAACAAATCACAGGGACAATCGGTGAAGTATGTGGGCATCGATTTACGCACTCAAGTATTTAGCCATGGTCAACTTTATGTGGCATTGTCTAGGTGTACTGATGCTAGGAGAATAACTTTATTGATTCCAAATGAGTCGAATGAGTGTTTTAATCTGGAAACCAAAAATGTAGTGTATCTCGAAATTTTATTATAATATCAAATTACTTCCTACTTCTTAAATATTTCATAGTATGATACATGTAATTTTTAGTATTGTTTAATATTTCTCATCATCAACAATATCCCACCAGCCAAATGGAATTGGATATGACAAAACGTGAACGACTCATTAAGTCCAAAGCGCCGAAGGCGCACGAGAGGTTGAGCCCAGGCCGAAGGCCTGGGTGATATCCTagtcctatataaaggagagagtcatTGTATCTGAGAGGATTCTAGGACAAGTCTTGGAAAGGAAataggaagagagagaaagtgagtttaggtttcaagtagaattgttgtaatacttgaataaTTCTTTTAAACATTCTTAATCTTTAACTAATAAAACAAGAATTCATGATGATCACCTAGAGATTGAATCAGTTatagtggagtgtagttgtaagatttcttacaactacatttttggcgctagaaaacagCTCTGGATGATAATTCTTGATAGTATATCATATATTTTAAGGAAAAAAGTGAGATctaaaaatttagaaatggtaAGGATCGAGTCTGTTGTTGAACAAGGAATGAAAACTAGAAGAAGTCACAGACTTGCTGAACGAAGACGAATTACAAATTTTGAGCAACAAGAGGAAAGAATGGAAGAACATCAAAGAACATAAATTCCAAATGGATCACAGCGAGAACAAGGACAGAATAATGATATAgtttatgatagagtgagtgtccaTACTGCGATGACGAATTCCACAAAGGAAGGACAGAGAATTGGGAACGAAGAACCAGTTACAGCGAGTGAAGGAAATATGACGATTCCAGAGCTTAGACAAAGATTACTAattgaaagaaagagagaagaagaagagcgtgcgaatttaatacgtcaaaatgatgatttacgagaagaaaATCTTAGATTACAAGAACAAAAGTCAAGGAGTGCTACACGCTCAATGTCAAGATCCATTAGGAGTTCTTCCCGACAGAGCCAATCTAATCGAAAAAATGATAGGCGAAGGCAACATATGGAAGTCATTGAAGAAAACtcgcaagaagatgaaaatttggaAGATCCAAGGGAAAGGAGACGTGTAATTGACTCAGCAACTAATCGATATGAACACCCACGCGAACTTCTTCGTCGTGCAAATAATAATTGTGAAAGGGAAGAAGAGGATCCAAGGCAAGGAAAAATGATATTAAATGGTAGAGAAATGGTGAGAGACGAATATGAGCGCGAACGAGAGATTGCAAGTGCGAGAGATAAACagagaagaagggaagaattagaagaaatagaATTACAAAGTGGATTGTGTCATATTGATAATCGAGTAAGGGTACGCGAGCATCATCGCATAGATGATATAGATCAAGGTCGAGTTAcaccacaagaaagagaaatatcaagACATCAATATGATCGCACGGGCAATGAAGAAAGACATGATAGAGTACAAATTGAAGCAAATACTAAAAGGCATAGGCGAAGAAGAGAGGAAACTGAACAACAGGAGATACAAGAGGCAATAcgccaaaacaatcatgagaatagattgagacaagcaagattaaaaagacccatgcgagaagatttggataaatcattaagcgaagaaattcttaaggagatggcagaattaagagaaatgatgactacaaagagaaatgatggaagaagacaactagaggaagcagtggaggaagctggaaaaactccatttataaaagaaattcaaagagaaccgataccatctaagtgcagtttaccggcatttacaagtatatttgatggaagcgCATGTGCGATACAACATGTAAAATCTTATTCTAGATGTTTATTGCGGTGGGAAAAGTATGATTCAGT
This is a stretch of genomic DNA from Papaver somniferum cultivar HN1 chromosome 1, ASM357369v1, whole genome shotgun sequence. It encodes these proteins:
- the LOC113271814 gene encoding zinc finger CCCH domain-containing protein 13-like, whose product is MEVIEENSQEDENLEDPRERRRVIDSATNRYEHPRELLRRANNNCEREEEDPRQGKMILNGREMVRDEYEREREIASARDKQRRREELEEIELQSGLCHIDNRVRVREHHRIDDIDQGRVTPQEREISRHQYDRTGNEERHDRVQIEANTKRHRRRREETEQQEIQEENQGRNNAEMGQKLVAMGSADQLEFNKEYRDKQLQNYGGADTVQPGSPAGQKTHYNKKAGRIVREQINLPKLNTTVDKPRNLPPPPPPPQGNTYAKEKKMSTFVIEVGAKAKNLYYITFCVVDVESPYNALIGRPWLH